A window of Chitinophagales bacterium contains these coding sequences:
- a CDS encoding DUF3857 domain-containing protein — translation MSIYICVALLTNAQTVSYDLSSIPDSVKKDASVVTQYDLQRVIVEEQEKATYTRKRIFSVLSEQGKEALMVYVYSTKYVNLDDLELKVYDKTGKQISKYKKKDLMMEATGEGLVEDGAYYYVSVPAPSYPVTLELDYVIKFKGTLNLPSFQILRPGESIVSSLFEAIIPMELGLRYRPKNISIQPTIRDLGKSKSFSWVVKNLPPFEYEEGAVIYGDRYPSVDIALNKFSQYGYQGDLSSWNQFGQWIGGLYKGLDALPEERVQFFRDLVKNAGSDREKASILYKYMQENFRYVSIQLGIGGLKPFSATFTDEKKYGDCKGLSNYMKAALASVGIRSHVAIINAEYNALPVEPSFPANDFNHVILCIPQSKDSIWLECTSSTAAFGELGTFTENRNALLVTENGGVLVPTPKSKAEANSFLIHNKIDLSADASGMIESNFHSTGAFKEMIDYILKEKKDDQKESIVFTLGFKQPDDFLMAKEKEKVNLKLQFEKIPEFTAGNKIFLATHPYKLWTRVMPKNDNRKLDYYFQNPFIHRDTTQIKLPDGFLVDALPKPREFNNAYAAYRSNYWFDEASKTIHSVVELKLLQHRIPASDFKLVKQFFEEVLKEEKQRIVVKKS, via the coding sequence TTGTCGATATACATATGTGTGGCATTGCTTACCAACGCGCAAACGGTCTCCTATGATCTATCCTCTATTCCAGATTCAGTAAAAAAGGATGCCAGCGTGGTCACCCAATATGATCTTCAACGTGTGATCGTGGAAGAACAGGAAAAGGCGACCTATACCCGAAAACGTATTTTTAGTGTACTTAGTGAACAGGGAAAGGAAGCCCTGATGGTGTATGTTTATTCTACCAAATACGTCAACCTGGATGACCTCGAGCTAAAGGTCTATGACAAAACGGGGAAACAGATTTCAAAATACAAGAAAAAGGATTTGATGATGGAGGCAACGGGAGAAGGCCTGGTGGAGGATGGAGCTTATTATTATGTAAGTGTACCGGCCCCCTCCTATCCCGTTACCTTGGAATTGGACTATGTCATTAAATTCAAGGGAACCCTCAACCTCCCTTCGTTTCAAATTCTACGCCCGGGCGAATCAATCGTATCCTCTCTTTTTGAAGCCATCATACCAATGGAGCTTGGTTTAAGATATCGACCTAAAAATATTTCGATCCAACCTACCATCCGTGATCTTGGAAAATCAAAGTCCTTTTCCTGGGTTGTAAAGAACCTGCCTCCTTTTGAGTATGAGGAAGGTGCTGTAATTTATGGAGATCGCTACCCCTCCGTAGATATTGCTTTAAACAAATTCTCACAATATGGTTACCAAGGTGACCTGAGTTCATGGAACCAGTTTGGGCAGTGGATCGGAGGACTTTACAAGGGACTTGATGCTTTACCGGAAGAAAGAGTTCAGTTTTTTCGTGACCTCGTAAAAAATGCCGGATCTGATAGAGAAAAGGCAAGCATCTTGTATAAGTATATGCAAGAAAACTTTCGGTATGTTAGTATTCAATTGGGAATTGGCGGATTAAAACCATTCTCAGCAACCTTTACTGATGAAAAGAAGTATGGAGATTGTAAGGGACTCAGTAATTATATGAAGGCCGCTTTGGCCTCGGTTGGGATTCGCAGTCACGTGGCTATCATCAATGCAGAATACAATGCACTTCCAGTTGAACCGAGTTTCCCGGCAAACGATTTTAACCATGTCATCCTCTGTATTCCTCAATCCAAAGATTCAATTTGGTTGGAATGTACCAGCAGTACTGCCGCGTTTGGAGAATTAGGAACATTCACAGAAAATCGAAATGCCTTGCTGGTTACTGAGAATGGCGGCGTATTAGTACCTACCCCAAAGAGTAAGGCAGAGGCCAACAGTTTTCTTATTCATAATAAGATTGATCTTTCGGCCGACGCTTCCGGAATGATCGAGTCCAATTTTCATTCAACGGGGGCATTTAAGGAAATGATCGATTATATCCTGAAAGAGAAAAAAGATGACCAAAAGGAGTCAATCGTTTTTACACTTGGGTTTAAACAACCAGATGATTTTTTGATGGCCAAAGAGAAGGAGAAGGTCAATTTGAAACTCCAGTTCGAAAAAATCCCGGAGTTTACAGCCGGCAATAAAATTTTCCTCGCAACCCACCCGTATAAATTATGGACCCGGGTGATGCCCAAAAACGATAACCGAAAGCTGGATTATTATTTCCAAAACCCTTTTATTCATCGGGATACCACCCAGATCAAACTACCTGATGGCTTTTTGGTGGATGCCTTGCCCAAACCACGAGAGTTTAATAATGCGTATGCAGCCTATCGTTCAAATTATTGGTTTGATGAAGCCAGTAAGACCATCCACAGTGTAGTAGAGTTAAAATTATTACAGCACCGCATCCCGGCCAGTGATTTCAAACTCGTTAAACAATTCTTTGAAGAAGTGTTAAAGGAGGAGAAGCAGCGGATTGTGGTGAAGAAGTCGTGA
- a CDS encoding menaquinone biosynthesis decarboxylase, translating to MAYKNQQHFIQVLEQAGELVRIKTYVDPKLEIAEVTDRISKTPGGGKALLFENTGYDFPVLMNAYGSEKRMCLALGVQHLDDVAREIESLFKLLSAPKEGILDKLKVLPKLGQFASWMPKVIKGRGECQEVVIMDPDITKLPVITCWPKDGGPFVTLPIIHTKDPHTQTRNVGMYRMQVFGPQLTGMHWHKHKVSAKHFNEYKKRGERMPVAVALGGDPVYAYSATAPLPENVDEYMLAGFLRKKKVELVKCISQPEIEVPADADFIIEGYVDPAEELIWEGPFGDHTGYYSLPDWYPRFHITAITHRKNAVYPATIVGIPPQEDAWLGKATERIFLAPIKMTMVPEIMDMDMPVEGVFHNLVITKINKEYAGQGQKVMNAMWGAGQMMFNKILVLADGETPISDYLPLSQEIFRNLNPATDLYFSQGPMDVLDHSCSKLGFGGKMCMDGTKKTEEEIDERYQWKSCGEGWTDEVVNNFPEIISVNSQLLNNQIPCLIVSIKKDRKGHVSDLHERLCSRPELESIKLILYVEHTVNARHLGTALWRFCNNLDPKRDHFLHQRELAAGGKLFACMGLDGTRKTKEHDDFHRDWPNIIVAAPDTIRSVDEKWAGLGLGEFLPSPSLQFKDQVYGEEAVVA from the coding sequence ATGGCATACAAGAACCAGCAGCATTTTATTCAGGTACTCGAACAGGCAGGCGAATTGGTAAGGATCAAGACCTATGTAGACCCCAAACTCGAGATCGCTGAGGTAACCGACCGAATCAGCAAGACACCCGGTGGCGGGAAAGCCCTTCTATTTGAAAACACCGGTTACGATTTTCCGGTTCTGATGAATGCCTATGGTAGTGAAAAACGGATGTGCCTGGCATTGGGTGTGCAACACCTCGATGATGTGGCCAGAGAAATCGAATCCTTGTTTAAATTATTGTCCGCTCCAAAGGAAGGTATCCTCGACAAACTAAAAGTTCTCCCAAAGCTCGGGCAGTTTGCTTCCTGGATGCCTAAAGTAATAAAAGGGAGGGGGGAATGTCAGGAAGTGGTGATCATGGATCCCGATATCACCAAACTTCCGGTAATTACCTGTTGGCCAAAAGACGGAGGGCCATTTGTCACACTTCCCATCATTCACACCAAAGATCCCCATACACAAACCCGGAATGTGGGTATGTACCGGATGCAGGTATTTGGGCCACAATTAACCGGCATGCATTGGCATAAACACAAGGTTTCGGCCAAACATTTCAATGAATACAAGAAAAGAGGAGAACGCATGCCTGTTGCCGTGGCATTGGGTGGAGATCCGGTATATGCCTATTCTGCCACCGCTCCGCTGCCGGAGAATGTTGATGAATACATGTTGGCTGGCTTTCTGCGCAAAAAGAAAGTGGAATTGGTAAAATGCATCTCCCAACCTGAAATCGAAGTTCCTGCCGATGCAGATTTCATTATTGAAGGCTATGTAGACCCCGCTGAAGAATTGATCTGGGAAGGACCCTTTGGTGACCATACCGGCTATTATTCATTACCTGATTGGTACCCCAGGTTCCACATTACCGCCATTACACACCGAAAAAATGCGGTCTATCCCGCTACCATCGTAGGTATTCCGCCGCAGGAAGATGCCTGGCTGGGAAAAGCCACTGAAAGGATATTTCTGGCCCCGATCAAAATGACCATGGTGCCCGAGATCATGGATATGGATATGCCGGTAGAAGGCGTATTTCATAACCTTGTCATCACGAAGATCAACAAGGAATATGCCGGCCAGGGTCAGAAAGTGATGAATGCCATGTGGGGTGCGGGTCAAATGATGTTTAATAAGATACTGGTGCTGGCGGATGGGGAAACACCGATCAGTGATTATCTGCCACTTTCACAAGAGATATTCCGGAACCTGAATCCGGCAACCGATCTCTATTTTTCCCAGGGGCCGATGGACGTTCTGGATCATAGTTGCAGTAAACTGGGATTTGGGGGAAAAATGTGCATGGATGGAACCAAAAAAACAGAAGAAGAGATCGATGAGCGCTATCAATGGAAATCCTGTGGAGAAGGTTGGACAGATGAGGTAGTGAATAACTTCCCCGAGATCATTTCAGTGAACAGCCAACTGCTCAATAATCAAATACCCTGTCTTATCGTATCCATAAAAAAAGACAGAAAAGGCCATGTATCCGACCTCCACGAGCGTCTCTGTAGTCGTCCTGAATTGGAAAGTATAAAATTGATCCTCTACGTAGAGCATACCGTGAATGCCCGTCATTTGGGAACAGCTCTCTGGCGTTTTTGCAATAACCTTGATCCAAAACGAGATCATTTCCTGCACCAAAGAGAATTAGCCGCTGGTGGTAAACTCTTTGCCTGCATGGGCCTTGATGGAACAAGAAAGACAAAGGAACATGACGATTTTCACCGGGATTGGCCCAATATCATTGTCGCCGCCCCTGATACTATTCGTTCGGTTGATGAGAAATGGGCCGGGTTAGGTCTCGGGGAATTCCTTCCATCGCCTTCCCTGCAATTCAAGGATCAGGTGTATGGGGAAGAGGCGGTGGTAGCGTGA
- a CDS encoding outer membrane beta-barrel protein, whose translation MKTFWTIPFFLFLAISSRAQDLHVGLATGLSNYQGDLVDKYYDFRQTNGHIGITLSYELFDQIILRGGLTHARIQGNDKYQEKDVLVARNLSAKTSITELSLVGEFYFNNLYYKRWSPYLFGGVALFHFNPFTLDSSGTKRFLQPLGTEGQGLAGYNKEPYSRLQLSLPFGGGFKYAITDDIRVGLEVGLRKTWTDYLDDVSTNYADPNDLINARGPLAASLAYRGDELPGGDPNIPAKGAQRGGEKYKDIYYFTGLNVSFRIGKKTTGDDGRYRPGRRNRNACPTVPL comes from the coding sequence ATGAAGACTTTCTGGACAATACCATTTTTCTTATTCCTTGCCATTTCATCAAGGGCACAGGACTTGCATGTGGGGCTGGCCACAGGCCTCTCAAACTATCAGGGCGACCTGGTAGACAAGTATTATGACTTCCGCCAAACCAATGGCCATATTGGAATTACCCTGAGTTATGAACTTTTTGACCAGATCATATTACGTGGCGGGTTGACACACGCGCGTATTCAGGGAAATGATAAATACCAGGAAAAGGATGTGTTGGTAGCGCGTAACCTGTCTGCCAAAACCTCTATTACCGAATTAAGTCTGGTGGGTGAATTCTATTTTAATAACCTCTATTACAAACGGTGGTCTCCCTATCTTTTTGGCGGGGTGGCCCTTTTTCATTTCAATCCATTTACCCTGGATTCTTCCGGCACCAAACGCTTTCTTCAGCCGTTGGGAACCGAAGGGCAGGGATTGGCCGGATACAATAAAGAACCCTATTCAAGGCTGCAACTCTCCCTTCCGTTTGGAGGAGGTTTCAAATATGCCATCACCGATGACATCCGGGTGGGGTTGGAGGTAGGTCTTCGAAAGACCTGGACCGATTACCTGGATGATGTCAGCACCAATTATGCCGACCCGAATGACCTGATCAATGCCCGCGGTCCTTTGGCAGCCTCCCTGGCCTACCGGGGAGATGAATTACCCGGCGGTGACCCCAATATTCCCGCCAAAGGTGCCCAGCGTGGTGGAGAGAAATACAAGGATATCTATTACTTCACTGGCCTGAATGTCAGCTTCCGTATCGGTAAAAAAACGACCGGAGATGATGGTCGCTACCGGCCGGGAAGAAGAAACCGTAATGCCTGTCCGACAGTTCCTCTTTAA
- a CDS encoding dipeptide epimerase has protein sequence MKVRYKRYDLPFRYPFTISRGTKTHQPTLIVELEHFGVRGYGEAPAITYYNIPVEKMIEDLERKKIFVEKFAFTDPERYWHYLHHLLPQNPFLVCALDIAAWDLFGKWKGKPLHQLWQIDTSNQPLTDYTIGIDTVENMVAKMEEKPWPIYKVKVGTDNDLEMVEALRRHSDSILRVDANSGWTLDQAMDRIPKLKDLGVELVEQPLHKDDWEGMKKLYAWSPLPLIADESCVGEEDVKKCTGHFHGINIKLTKCSGITPARRMITQAREQGLKIMIGCMNESSIGSAAMAHLAPLVDFLDMDGPLLLAEDLATGLSYQNGSYTLPVEAGLGISLTEPF, from the coding sequence TTGAAAGTACGCTACAAACGATATGATCTCCCTTTCCGGTACCCCTTTACCATTTCGAGGGGAACAAAAACGCATCAACCCACTCTCATAGTGGAATTGGAGCATTTTGGTGTACGTGGATATGGCGAGGCCCCGGCCATTACCTACTACAATATCCCGGTGGAGAAAATGATCGAAGACCTGGAAAGGAAAAAGATATTTGTTGAAAAATTTGCCTTTACCGATCCGGAAAGATATTGGCATTACCTGCATCATCTCCTTCCGCAAAATCCATTTCTCGTTTGTGCACTGGATATTGCCGCCTGGGACCTTTTTGGCAAATGGAAAGGAAAACCCCTCCATCAACTCTGGCAGATCGATACATCCAATCAACCGTTGACCGACTATACCATCGGCATCGATACCGTAGAGAATATGGTGGCCAAAATGGAAGAAAAACCCTGGCCCATCTACAAAGTGAAAGTAGGAACAGACAATGATCTGGAGATGGTGGAAGCCCTGCGCCGCCATAGCGATTCGATACTTCGGGTTGATGCCAATTCGGGTTGGACCCTGGATCAGGCCATGGACCGGATCCCCAAACTCAAAGATCTTGGAGTTGAACTGGTGGAACAACCTCTGCACAAGGACGATTGGGAGGGCATGAAAAAATTATACGCCTGGTCGCCTTTGCCACTGATCGCCGATGAAAGTTGTGTGGGCGAAGAAGATGTAAAAAAATGTACTGGTCATTTTCATGGCATCAATATCAAACTGACCAAGTGCAGCGGCATTACGCCAGCCCGCCGCATGATCACCCAGGCCCGCGAACAAGGTCTGAAGATTATGATCGGTTGTATGAATGAAAGCAGCATCGGTTCTGCTGCCATGGCCCATCTGGCTCCGCTGGTCGATTTCCTCGATATGGATGGACCTTTACTTCTGGCGGAAGACCTGGCCACAGGGCTTTCCTACCAAAATGGTTCGTATACACTCCCCGTGGAAGCCGGGTTGGGTATTAGCTTGACCGAACCGTTTTAA